ACCCTCAGGACGGCAAGGATTATTCACTAAACATTCCTGCAAGTCGTGTGGTCCTGAAAGGTGACGGGATGAACAAGACTCATATCTATAATGCACAGCAAAATATGAAAAACAAGGATATTATCCGGATCGGTAACGGAGATTGGAAGAAAACCGGAATTTCTACGAAACTTCGCAAGTCGGTTACTGATCCAACCGTCCTGCTACCCGTTGAGGACACAAGCGGGTTTGCGGTGAATGATTACGTGGTCATTTCATTCGAAACGACGCCGGGTTTCTTACGGGAACTTGGCATGCAAAACAAGTGGTCGTCACGTCTTGGTAAAGTAGAACCGTTATTCTATCGCCAAATCGTGGGCGTAGATCCGGAGAATAAAACGATCACGTTAGACATTCCGACACGTTATCCTATGAAGCTGCGCGATGATATCACAATTAGTCAGACCGCAGATCCGATTGTCGAAGTAGGTTTGGAGGATTTCTCGATTGCAAACATTCAAAATGCGAAGTCGGGGCTTGGTGAAGATGACTTCAAAGTCGTTGGGACTGCTGGATATGAAGCCGATAATGCTAAAGCTGTCAATGTGATTGCAGTGGCCAACAGCTGGATTCGAAATATTAACACCTATAAACCAGCTGGCAATACAGATTATCAGCTGTTGTCCAAGGGTATTATTCTGGATCGTACGAAGAACGTCACTGTGGATCATGTAACCATGCAGTACCCGCAGTATCGTGGAGCGAATGGGAACGGTTATTTATATCAATTTATTGGCAATGATAACCTTATCAAGAACAGCAAAGCGATAGGAGCTAGACATAGCTTCACATATGCCAACTTCTCTGCGAACGGGAATGTCCTGCAAGGTTCGTATTCTGAGAAACCTTCATTATTAACTGATTTTCATATGTATTTAAGCATGGCGAATCTTGTCGACAACCTGGTAGTTAACGGGGACGGGATCTCTGCCATTACACGGGATTATGGATCATCCGAAACGAATCGTCATGGAGTGGTAACCACGGAAAGTGTGTTCTGGAATACGACCGGTCAGGCGGCACACCCTAGTAAATCCGGCGTTATTGTAGAATCAGAACAATTCGGGAATGGATATGTCATTGGAACCAAAGGAAAGGACACCGGCGTGAACGTCAACATTGTCGGTTCCATTCCGGATGCGAATACGCAGCCATTTGATATGGCGGAAGGCATTGGGGAGGGCGATCGTTTATCCCCGCAAAGTTTATATCAGGATCAGAGCAAGAAGCGCATCAAAGATATTCATCTGGGGCTTCAATCCCTGTTGGTGAATGGCGAAGCTATTGGGGGGATGCAGTTCTTAAGAACGGATTACGTCCACACTTTGCCTTATGGTACAACTGAAACGCCGATCATCTCTGCAAAAGCTTATGCCAAGGATGCAAAGGTTAAAATTAAGCAACCGCAAGGAACTACTGGAACTGGAGAGATCACTGTATCCTATCGGGGTTACATCCAGAACGTGCGAGTGAAGTTTAAGATAGCTGATACACCCGTACTTCCAGAGAATATCTCCATAAGTCCCAATAAAACAGTACCCGGCTGGAGAGTCGCAGGGAATGCGATCAGCGCAGGCGGAAGCGGAGAATTATCCTCGTTTCTAACATTAGATAATGGAGAAATCGTAAACATCGCAGAATTGAATGTTCCTGTAACGTACACATCAAGTGATGATACGATTGGATATACAGAAGGAACTACATTCCATGCGCTAAAAGCGGGAAAGGTCGACATCATCGTGAGCTGCGTCTTTAATGGCGTATCGGTCGAGGCACGGGAGAAATTTGAAGTCAAAGAGGCTATGGCAGAGCCGGAAGGACCGTTCGCCGTTGTAACCAAAGTTACGGCAAGTGCAGATGATGGCAATCTGCCGATCCATACGATTGATCGTGATCCAGACTCCAGATGGTCTGCAGATGGAAAGGGCCAATACCTGCAATTGGAGCTTGAGCAACAGACTCAAGTAGGGCAGGTAAGCATTCAATTCTATAATGGACATACGCGATCCAATTATTTCGATTTGGAGATATCAACTGATGGTATTAATTACCAAAAACTATTAAGTAATGTGGCCAGTAAAAAACAGGCGGCTTATGAAACATTTGAATTTGAACCGATTCAGGCCAAATTCATTCGTTATGTCG
This window of the Paenibacillus marchantiae genome carries:
- a CDS encoding discoidin domain-containing protein, producing the protein MRRKWPFLLLAFTLTVGLSVPGVHEVRASEGDSQLSIDRAGENLSLGTDGRSRLYPNDWYPGFKDEQGRFLHDFSYAGYRRGETELPKTPKNKRIDVTKSPYFADPSGNRDATQAIQKAIDAAVALGGGVVYLPKGTYQVNPQDGKDYSLNIPASRVVLKGDGMNKTHIYNAQQNMKNKDIIRIGNGDWKKTGISTKLRKSVTDPTVLLPVEDTSGFAVNDYVVISFETTPGFLRELGMQNKWSSRLGKVEPLFYRQIVGVDPENKTITLDIPTRYPMKLRDDITISQTADPIVEVGLEDFSIANIQNAKSGLGEDDFKVVGTAGYEADNAKAVNVIAVANSWIRNINTYKPAGNTDYQLLSKGIILDRTKNVTVDHVTMQYPQYRGANGNGYLYQFIGNDNLIKNSKAIGARHSFTYANFSANGNVLQGSYSEKPSLLTDFHMYLSMANLVDNLVVNGDGISAITRDYGSSETNRHGVVTTESVFWNTTGQAAHPSKSGVIVESEQFGNGYVIGTKGKDTGVNVNIVGSIPDANTQPFDMAEGIGEGDRLSPQSLYQDQSKKRIKDIHLGLQSLLVNGEAIGGMQFLRTDYVHTLPYGTTETPIISAKAYAKDAKVKIKQPQGTTGTGEITVSYRGYIQNVRVKFKIADTPVLPENISISPNKTVPGWRVAGNAISAGGSGELSSFLTLDNGEIVNIAELNVPVTYTSSDDTIGYTEGTTFHALKAGKVDIIVSCVFNGVSVEAREKFEVKEAMAEPEGPFAVVTKVTASADDGNLPIHTIDRDPDSRWSADGKGQYLQLELEQQTQVGQVSIQFYNGHTRSNYFDLEISTDGINYQKLLSNVASKKQAAYETFEFEPIQAKFIRYVGQGNESNTWNSIIEFWVHEN